From the bacterium genome, the window GTTGACGAACAATACGTGCCTTATGTCCGACCGCAGGAGAATGGCAACAAGACGGATGTACGCTGGTTGGCACTCACCAACCGCCGTAAAACCGGCCTGTTAATCATGGGGGATCAATTACTTAACGTGAGCGCGCTTCATTATTCGATCAAGGATCTCTCCAGAAGCAAACACGCTCACGAACTCACGAGGATTCCTCAAACTGTCGTACATCTGGATCATGTCCAGGCAGGCTTGGGCAGCCAAAGCTGTGGCCCCATGCCCCTGCCTCAATATCTGATTCAGCCCAAGCCCATGGAGTTCACAGTGCTGCTCAGGCCCATTAGTTGAGGACGCGAGGGTTCACTTGGGAATAAACAGTTTCTGCCCGGCACGCAAGGTGTCGGATTTTAGGGAATTGGCTTTTTTGATGGAACTGGCGCTCACCTTGTAAGCCACGGCTATGGCCGACAAGGTCTGGCCGGATTCAACCACATGCTCAACTCCGGACTGAGAACCGCCACTTCGCCCGGAGGACGACCGGCCTGACGAGCCACTGCCAGATGACCCCACAATGGAGGCCACCTGATTGACGATCTGTTTGCGATCCGCATCACGGCCTGCCGCTAAAGACTGCACCTGACGTTCCAAAGTATCCAATCTGTTTCGGACAAGCATGTCTTCCTTGGGCGCCCCTTTCATGGAACCGAGGTCGCGCTGAAGGTTCTGCTGTTCCAACTCCAGTCCGTTAATTTTCTCCTGAATGCGTTGCACATTCTCTTGCAGCTTCTCCATGTCAGCCTGTTGCTGCGCCACCGTATTCTGATCCACCAGCGTCACACAGCCACTCCCCAGCACCAATACAACGCCCATCAAGCCACTTAAAATTGTTTTCATGAATTGCTTCCTCTTAAATTCAATTTGTTTTCAATACTTGTTCATCATGTGAAGGCATGATGGCCTGCCCCGGCTCCACAACCAGAAATCGATCGGCATCCCATTGGCCACACACAAAATCTTTAATCAGGGAGGCATCACCTGAGAGTTCGTCGCACTTCCACCCCAGCCACTGGGCGCATTCATGGGTGAATTGCTTATGCCGGGTCGTATCCCCAACCCCAAGATCAACATAGGCGGCGTTGTTATACTCCTTCATCCAGTTCTGTTCCATCTCCATCAGATAATCGGCATTTTCCTCCCCATACTTCTCAACATACTCCTTGCGCAGCAGATCGTAGCGCCCCTTCCCGGGTTGCACCGAACATTCGACCCAACCAGGCGTATACCAGTAGGTTCCCGGATGAGCGTCAAAATACGTCCGATACCGCTCCTTGGTTCCCAGAAAAAGCGTAATACAGTCATGCGCCTTAGGTATAACCATCTTCTTCGTGCGGGAAACCACTCCCGCCGCTCCATTACTGCACAAGCCATATCCCAGCAAAATAGCGTCACACTCGTCTGGCGCCTCATCCACCGCAGCCTGAAGCTGAACCTTCAATAACTCCGGCGTATTGTGCAGGCCCTGCTTGATAAAATTGAACGTGAAGTAATGCGGCGACAAGGATGCAAAATAGCACAATTCCCGCCACAACACATGACACGCGATTAAATGATATTTAGCCATAATACCCTCCCTGCGAAGAAGCAGTCACACATGGATTCAATTTTCCCGATTCATCATCCCTTAAAATCTTTTGATAATAGTGTCAGAATTCCACCAGAGAGGGAACTGGTAAATCAGCATTGCTCTCATGGCTCCTTGCGCGACCAGAATGGACGATTTGCTGAAAAGGTCCGTTTTCTCCCCACAATCGCGCTTACCTGCAATGCGAGATTCGCGGGGGACTTCAGACCTGCATCGCATATTCATTAAAGAGGCGCAGGAATAAGCGATAGTCCTCCAAGGACACGGCAGGCGGCGTCTGATGGTCCACGGAGATCACAAACCCTCCCTGGCGCGCTACAGGCATCAGCCGTTCAAACTCTGCTCGCAGGGCCGCCTCGCCATGATGCATCACCATCTTGTCGAAGGCACCCACATACAGTTGCTTCGGGTGGCGTTCACGCAGGATGTTGAGATCGACCCCGGCCTGCCGTTCCAAGGGAAGAATCCCTTCGATGCCAGCCCGGTCAAACCATGGGGCAGGCTTCGTGATGTTCCCATCAGAATCAACAATCACCCGCACACCATATCCCTTTAAGCGGGGCACAACGTGCTGATAGGACGGGAGCAGGAATTCATCAAACTGCTCCTCCGAAAGCATGGGCCCATTGTTGTAGCTCAGGACTTCGGCAAACG encodes:
- a CDS encoding DUF1638 domain-containing protein yields the protein MAKYHLIACHVLWRELCYFASLSPHYFTFNFIKQGLHNTPELLKVQLQAAVDEAPDECDAILLGYGLCSNGAAGVVSRTKKMVIPKAHDCITLFLGTKERYRTYFDAHPGTYWYTPGWVECSVQPGKGRYDLLRKEYVEKYGEENADYLMEMEQNWMKEYNNAAYVDLGVGDTTRHKQFTHECAQWLGWKCDELSGDASLIKDFVCGQWDADRFLVVEPGQAIMPSHDEQVLKTN
- a CDS encoding LysM peptidoglycan-binding domain-containing protein gives rise to the protein MKTILSGLMGVVLVLGSGCVTLVDQNTVAQQQADMEKLQENVQRIQEKINGLELEQQNLQRDLGSMKGAPKEDMLVRNRLDTLERQVQSLAAGRDADRKQIVNQVASIVGSSGSGSSGRSSSGRSGGSQSGVEHVVESGQTLSAIAVAYKVSASSIKKANSLKSDTLRAGQKLFIPK